A window of Plasmodium malariae genome assembly, chromosome: 5 contains these coding sequences:
- the PmUG01_05041800 gene encoding Plasmodium exported protein, unknown function, with translation MKKNNTNMFLIWGKVLTYILLIWASQHESNYEELYGNNTHLNNALGLRSSRLLKGDTGVQAVYPYSTLYLRKDVIDSSDNDDDYVLEKKINDLQMNSSFKRIYNTLIENRDFQKQFNDIMNNENLKKKGSVLKNLNLNEFYESLDSINSLKITNAPKNKKNKSSTSAKNKKIKLSNTSRSNNDDNVNRSESLQNMVRKALKQEKPKKGFMQYLYDLDKKFEVEMLRAMKKNTSDANYADCRFKSGYEKFLVFLDKAKIYIPPTLNMLVIMFFMCITNSHKLKDASFPGLGLGLSSFIFFAMMIYYAYKFCKMKGVHKFFKSVNGGITSKKRA, from the exons atgaaaaaaaacaatacgAATATGTTCTTAATTTGGGGTAAAGTTCTTACTTACATCCTCTTAATATGGGCATCTCAACATGAG AGTAACTATGAAGAATTATATGGAAATAATACCCATCTGAATAACGCACTAGGTTTAAGATCTAGTAGATTGTTAAAAGGAGATACAGGTGTACAGGCTGTTTATCCCTATAGTACTTTATACCTAAGAAAAGACGTAATTGATTCATCAGATAATGATGATGATTAtgttttggaaaaaaaaataaatgatttacAAATGAATAGCTCATTTAAAAggatatataatacattaattGAAAATAGGGACTTTCAAAAACAGTTTAATGatattatgaataatgaaaatttaaaaaaaaagggtagtgtattaaaaaatttaaacctTAACGAATTTTATGAATCATTGGATAGTATTAATAgtttaaaaataactaatgcaccaaaaaataaaaaaaataaatcatcaACTtctgcaaaaaataaaaaaataaaattatcaaataCATCAAGaagtaataatgatgataatgtGAATAGATCAGAATCGTTACAAAACATGGTTCGTAAAGCTCTTAAGCAAGAAAAACCTAAAAAAGGGTTTAtgcaatatttatatgatttaGACAAAAAATTTGAAGTTGAAATGTTACGCGCAATGAAAAAGAATACATCTGATGCTAATTATGCAGACTGTAGATTTAAAAGTggatatgaaaaatttttagtcTTTTTGGACAAAGCtaagatatatattccaCCAACTTTAAACATGCTGGTTATAATGTTCTTCATGTGTATTACTAATTCACATAAATTGAAAGATGCAAGTTTTCCCGGATTAGGTTTAGGTTTATCttcctttatattttttgctatGATGATTTACTATGCTTACAAATTCTGTAAGATGAAGGGGGTACACAAATTTTTCAAGTCGGTGAACGGAGGAATAACATCAAAGAAAAGGgcataa